One segment of Bacteroides caecimuris DNA contains the following:
- a CDS encoding radical SAM protein, which yields MTIIFPSPIFGPIHSRRLGVSLGINLLPDDGKVCSFDCIYCECGFNAERRTKKLLPTREEVRTALEEKLKDMQANGPAPDVLTFAGNGEPTAHPHFPEIIEDTLALRDKYFPKAKVSVLSNSTFIDRPAVFEALNKIDNNILKLDTVDEEYIHLLDRPNGKYSVKKIIERMKEFEGNCIVQTMFLKGSYQGKDVDNTSDKYVLPWIEAVKEIAPRQVMIYTIDRETPDHNLQKATHEELDRIVALLEKEGIPATASY from the coding sequence ATGACTATTATTTTTCCTTCACCCATCTTCGGCCCTATTCATTCCCGCCGTTTGGGCGTTTCTTTGGGAATCAATTTATTGCCGGACGACGGTAAGGTTTGTTCATTCGACTGCATTTATTGTGAGTGTGGTTTCAATGCCGAACGTCGTACGAAGAAACTTCTTCCTACCCGTGAAGAAGTCCGCACAGCTCTCGAAGAGAAACTAAAAGATATGCAGGCCAATGGTCCCGCCCCCGATGTATTGACATTTGCCGGAAACGGTGAACCGACTGCGCATCCCCATTTCCCGGAAATCATAGAAGATACACTTGCGCTTCGCGACAAGTATTTCCCAAAAGCGAAAGTAAGCGTATTGAGTAACTCTACATTTATCGACCGTCCTGCCGTATTCGAAGCACTGAACAAGATAGATAACAATATCCTGAAACTGGATACGGTGGATGAAGAATACATTCATCTGTTGGACCGTCCTAACGGAAAATATTCTGTTAAGAAGATCATCGAAAGAATGAAAGAGTTCGAAGGAAACTGCATCGTACAAACGATGTTCCTGAAAGGAAGTTATCAGGGAAAAGATGTAGATAATACATCTGATAAGTATGTGCTCCCCTGGATAGAAGCAGTGAAAGAAATCGCTCCCCGTCAAGTGATGATTTATACGATCGACCGGGAGACTCCCGACCATAATTTGCAGAAAGCTACGCATGAAGAGTTAGACCGTATTGTGGCTTTATTGGAAAAGGAAGGTATTCCGGCAACAGCTTCTTATTAA
- a CDS encoding PKD-like family lipoprotein, which produces MRKYIIYIASFIGAALLQTGCYDDKGDYDYHDVNMMEIVIPETKLRMPKEEAVEVSIMPQISQTLEQNEENLVFQWKRLNPNATLGSDRLSDYTDYSVGKECKITVEPNESDNIGLMLVVSDERDGTMWYQKGQVTIIKPFNPCWFVLQEKENKGVLGAIEGTSEGYYVYPDVFLSETGNTFPLDGKPLAVTARREYGGDRSAISMIPPFFGLKIVPILTLVTDKDAALFTPSTLEMMYQSDKILFESVQQGKAIKIDAYKMDKNGELFVNDGKSYFAYMDGLCIPYTIQNESGDYLSVSTYGSYGKGLVFFDSSTHSFLNGWALSGFSDYMNSYYISKPIRSGSSKWEDKRPIQASAIDFNDGDGSAFNPNNIDPSLQVRTIVTGGSGGNNAYAIASTQSGKDLTVFKFSSSSPTCAGLYTVSLPSDINVETAKFAASYAYTADLLFVASANKLYRIDLNRSQVTELYQYEADPSAQITCLKFKDAENEEELGMSLGLGINTADKGLVVELQLTVAGDVSRGENSICVYEDPNQPIGKIVDISYNYE; this is translated from the coding sequence ATGAGGAAATATATCATCTATATAGCAAGTTTTATCGGAGCGGCTTTATTGCAAACAGGCTGTTACGATGACAAGGGAGATTACGATTATCATGATGTGAATATGATGGAAATTGTAATACCTGAAACCAAGTTGCGTATGCCGAAGGAAGAAGCGGTGGAAGTTTCAATCATGCCGCAGATTTCTCAGACATTGGAACAGAATGAAGAAAATCTTGTATTTCAGTGGAAGCGTCTCAATCCGAATGCCACATTGGGTTCGGACCGTTTGTCTGATTATACGGATTATTCTGTAGGAAAAGAATGTAAGATAACTGTTGAGCCTAATGAATCGGATAATATAGGTTTGATGTTGGTTGTTTCGGATGAAAGAGATGGGACTATGTGGTATCAAAAAGGGCAGGTGACAATAATCAAGCCATTTAATCCTTGTTGGTTTGTCCTTCAGGAGAAAGAAAATAAGGGAGTGCTTGGAGCTATTGAAGGAACATCGGAAGGATATTATGTATATCCGGATGTATTTCTGTCGGAAACAGGAAATACGTTTCCTCTAGATGGAAAGCCATTAGCTGTGACTGCCCGGCGTGAATATGGAGGTGATCGGTCAGCTATATCTATGATACCTCCCTTTTTTGGGTTGAAGATTGTTCCTATTTTAACACTAGTGACAGATAAGGATGCAGCTTTGTTTACTCCGAGTACATTAGAAATGATGTACCAATCGGATAAAATATTATTTGAGTCGGTTCAACAAGGAAAAGCAATAAAGATTGATGCTTATAAAATGGATAAAAACGGTGAATTGTTTGTAAATGACGGGAAGTCCTATTTCGCCTATATGGATGGTCTTTGTATACCTTATACTATTCAGAATGAATCCGGTGATTATCTATCTGTTTCTACTTATGGTTCTTATGGAAAAGGGTTGGTATTTTTTGATTCTTCTACACATTCTTTCTTGAATGGTTGGGCTTTATCTGGTTTTAGTGATTATATGAATTCATATTATATTTCCAAGCCTATTCGTTCTGGTTCTTCAAAGTGGGAAGATAAACGCCCGATACAAGCTTCTGCAATTGATTTTAATGATGGAGATGGAAGTGCCTTTAATCCAAATAACATTGATCCTTCTCTACAAGTGAGAACGATAGTTACAGGAGGAAGTGGTGGTAATAATGCTTATGCCATTGCTTCTACTCAGAGCGGGAAAGATTTGACGGTATTTAAGTTTAGTAGTAGTTCTCCTACTTGTGCAGGTTTATATACTGTTTCTTTACCGTCGGATATAAATGTGGAAACTGCAAAATTTGCTGCTTCTTATGCTTATACGGCAGATCTTCTGTTTGTAGCTTCCGCTAACAAGTTATATCGAATAGACTTGAATCGTAGTCAGGTGACAGAACTTTATCAATATGAAGCAGACCCGTCAGCACAAATCACGTGTTTGAAGTTTAAGGATGCTGAAAATGAAGAAGAACTCGGTATGTCTCTCGGATTGGGTATCAATACTGCTGACAAGGGTTTAGTTGTCGAATTACAGCTGACAGTGGCGGGAGATGTATCCCGTGGAGAAAACAGTATTTGTGTTTACGAAGATCCCAATCAGCCTATCGGAAAGATTGTTGATATTAGTTATAATTACGAATAG
- a CDS encoding DUF4843 domain-containing protein yields the protein MKRIIYFILAILVCGIYAGCSENEIDLYDQTPRINFYGSLHIRTLVDTDYVKKDDPYAIDSFTVKIQGDLLKENRDFCVKVSPNSDYQKSVDVLLESKYTYTELDTVCQVFYYKIKRPAVEAGRKVYGCFLEFDLNNPLHQFDKGLVEQHQISLNVRWELKTDEWGCWSGYKYGSYSDEKYMFIMDVCGCVYEELEEEDYDKVKQAYKEYREAGNPPILGEDGDEIVYE from the coding sequence ATGAAACGTATTATATATTTTATTTTAGCTATTCTTGTTTGTGGCATCTATGCAGGATGCAGCGAGAATGAGATAGACTTGTATGATCAGACACCTCGTATCAATTTCTATGGAAGTCTGCATATCCGCACATTGGTTGATACAGACTATGTGAAAAAAGATGATCCTTATGCCATAGACAGTTTTACGGTGAAAATACAGGGGGATCTTTTGAAAGAGAACCGTGATTTCTGTGTGAAAGTTAGTCCGAATAGTGATTATCAGAAGTCGGTAGATGTATTGTTGGAAAGCAAGTATACATACACTGAATTGGATACAGTTTGCCAGGTATTCTATTATAAAATTAAACGTCCGGCAGTAGAGGCAGGTAGAAAAGTCTATGGCTGTTTTTTGGAGTTTGATTTGAACAATCCTCTTCATCAGTTTGACAAAGGGCTGGTTGAGCAGCATCAAATATCTTTAAATGTCAGATGGGAGTTGAAAACGGATGAATGGGGTTGTTGGAGCGGATATAAATATGGCAGCTACAGTGACGAGAAATATATGTTCATTATGGATGTATGTGGGTGTGTGTATGAGGAACTGGAAGAGGAGGATTATGACAAAGTCAAACAAGCTTACAAGGAATATAGAGAAGCAGGAAATCCTCCTATTTTAGGTGAAGACGGTGATGAAATTGTTTATGAATAA
- a CDS encoding RagB/SusD family nutrient uptake outer membrane protein — protein sequence MKQLIYILLTTTMLGLMSCSDWLDVSPKTSIPTDKQFESESGFKDALTGIYLKLGTKTLYAGDLTYAYLDELAGLYSDYPGYNTNAVFNQSIVFDYENMFLSKKNGIYSAMYNIIANINNFLEYVDKNKDVLVTERYYETMKGEALGLRAFLHFDLLRMFGPIYKEHPTSKAIPYRTAFDKDATPVLSASEVVDAILKDLNAAEKLLKESDPLDFFTDQMDEDVTEINSFLVNREFRMNLYAVKAMLARVYCYKGDAESKGLAVEYAKQVIAASEYFTLYKSQTASSYNSIRYAEQIFGITVNEFSNLLIGNYMDMENTNIQQHFYLDENKFNAFYETASAGNTDWRRIAEMFEVVDGASQTNVFCRKYNQKPLNSGYTYSGANAVPLIRLPEMYYIVAECASSASESADALNTVRFARGISYSDEIPTTGYDDLDTTSEEDKNQTKRINEIMKEYRKEYFAEGQLFYFLKAHNYSTYYGCGVETMTEAHYQMTLPDDEYIFGNNSK from the coding sequence ATGAAACAGTTAATATATATATTATTGACAACAACCATGCTGGGACTTATGTCTTGCAGCGACTGGTTGGATGTATCTCCGAAGACTTCTATTCCTACCGACAAGCAATTTGAGTCGGAATCCGGATTTAAAGATGCTCTTACGGGTATTTATTTGAAGTTGGGCACCAAGACATTGTATGCCGGAGACTTGACTTATGCATATTTGGATGAGTTGGCAGGATTATATTCCGATTATCCGGGATATAATACAAACGCTGTTTTCAATCAAAGTATTGTATTTGATTATGAGAACATGTTTTTGAGTAAGAAAAACGGGATTTACTCGGCAATGTATAACATCATAGCCAATATTAACAACTTCCTGGAGTACGTAGATAAAAATAAAGATGTCTTAGTAACCGAACGCTATTATGAAACCATGAAGGGAGAGGCTCTCGGGCTTCGTGCTTTTCTCCATTTTGATTTGTTGCGCATGTTCGGTCCTATTTATAAGGAACATCCTACATCCAAAGCTATACCTTACCGTACAGCTTTTGATAAAGACGCTACACCTGTTTTATCGGCCAGCGAAGTGGTTGATGCCATTCTCAAAGATTTGAATGCTGCTGAAAAATTGCTGAAAGAGAGTGACCCTCTTGACTTCTTTACCGATCAGATGGATGAAGATGTTACAGAGATAAATTCTTTTCTTGTCAATCGTGAATTTCGTATGAATCTATATGCGGTGAAAGCTATGCTGGCCCGTGTATATTGTTATAAAGGGGATGCGGAAAGCAAAGGATTGGCTGTGGAGTATGCTAAACAAGTGATTGCTGCTTCAGAGTATTTTACGTTGTACAAATCGCAGACCGCTTCCAGTTATAATTCCATACGTTATGCGGAGCAAATATTCGGAATAACAGTCAATGAATTCTCCAATCTGCTTATTGGAAACTATATGGATATGGAGAATACTAACATCCAGCAACATTTCTACTTGGATGAAAATAAATTTAATGCTTTCTATGAAACAGCTAGTGCGGGGAATACGGATTGGAGAAGAATTGCAGAAATGTTTGAAGTTGTTGACGGAGCAAGCCAGACAAATGTCTTCTGTAGAAAATATAACCAGAAACCTTTGAATAGCGGATATACTTATTCCGGTGCCAATGCCGTTCCGTTGATACGTTTACCTGAAATGTACTATATTGTAGCAGAGTGTGCATCTTCTGCATCGGAAAGTGCTGATGCACTGAACACCGTACGTTTTGCTCGGGGTATTTCTTACAGTGATGAGATACCGACTACCGGATATGATGACCTTGATACTACTTCGGAAGAAGACAAAAACCAGACTAAACGTATCAATGAAATAATGAAAGAATATAGAAAAGAATATTTTGCAGAAGGACAACTTTTCTATTTTTTGAAAGCGCATAATTACAGCACTTATTACGGCTGTGGGGTAGAAACAATGACTGAAGCCCATTATCAGATGACATTGCCGGATGATGAGTATATTTTTGGAAACAACTCTAAATGA
- a CDS encoding zinc-dependent metalloprotease encodes MLKGMISAIFLAVACTFLYGQQPSIATFLKGEAPVEIIPGMFTTYRSDKHIYWEIPDSLVGREFAVTTTILTAPAHPDRDMEKKFGYSGDMIGPVFFSFQKQGNELWIMDPQYERVIENPEGVYAKIAVQRGNGRLYKRLPIITKTQGSSLVEIGEILKDFPLFTLDIVSFDLSIGTRLREKDSIKEIKGYDNRLLIHASRAYRSSSMRMPGKPVSSPYIGDWDTGICIKLLSKKPLEAVTANAGTYFTIGKECFQGDQPAIRKSVVKRWRLEIRAEDEERYMRGELVEPIQPIIFYIDRNTPEKYIDCIMEAVRDWRPAFEKAGFKNAIDARLAPTAEEDPDFSIYDSTYPFISWKISGQNNAYGPTPCEPRSGEIIACHIGIFCSVLNLEQKWYFAQCGANDPQAWNIELPDSLQFEQIKQVLTHEVGHTLGLEHNFLGSSHYSIDQLRDNDFLSQYSIGSSIMDYVRCNYALRPQDKVDLKNRRIRVGEYDKWAIEWGYRIFPGKDASEREKNRALWNQEKQKDPLLHLSSRMDVRAQAEDLGNDHVAVNTQGIENLKYLCEHPDVWNVTDKTSLRVLQGRYEAVLEHYKQWVQHVLSHLGGKRLAEPDEEHIYIPEKADYNKKVMSFIQAYILQPPVWMFDEKLTAKLEIDGSREFDRFYEELMSEMIRSLREVERTENVCEGMLSVDEFLESIHKELFSEWADNIPVSDAKYKVQLLYVSKLAKLLDRSEKITSSKLLVSIMQALNRIKEESLDYSHKITDPVAKKRVMFLVDSIWF; translated from the coding sequence ATGCTAAAAGGAATGATCAGTGCAATATTTCTAGCTGTTGCCTGTACTTTTTTGTACGGGCAACAGCCAAGTATTGCTACTTTCTTAAAGGGGGAAGCCCCTGTGGAAATTATTCCCGGTATGTTTACTACCTATCGAAGTGACAAACATATATATTGGGAAATTCCGGATTCATTGGTTGGACGTGAATTTGCAGTAACGACTACCATTCTGACAGCTCCTGCCCATCCGGACCGGGATATGGAAAAGAAATTCGGATATTCGGGTGACATGATAGGTCCGGTATTTTTTAGTTTTCAAAAACAGGGTAACGAGTTGTGGATAATGGACCCACAATATGAAAGAGTGATAGAAAACCCTGAAGGAGTATATGCCAAGATTGCCGTTCAACGGGGAAATGGCAGACTTTACAAGAGATTGCCGATCATCACAAAGACTCAAGGAAGTAGTTTGGTAGAGATCGGTGAAATATTAAAAGATTTCCCTTTGTTTACTCTCGATATTGTATCTTTTGATTTATCAATAGGTACGCGTTTAAGAGAAAAAGATTCTATCAAAGAAATTAAAGGATATGACAACCGCCTGTTAATACACGCATCACGAGCTTATCGAAGTTCGTCAATGAGAATGCCTGGCAAGCCTGTTTCGTCTCCTTATATTGGAGACTGGGATACGGGTATTTGCATTAAATTATTATCCAAGAAACCATTGGAGGCAGTTACTGCAAATGCCGGAACTTATTTTACGATCGGCAAGGAGTGTTTTCAAGGAGATCAGCCTGCTATTCGGAAATCTGTTGTCAAACGATGGCGGCTGGAAATAAGGGCGGAAGATGAAGAAAGATACATGAGGGGCGAACTGGTAGAACCCATACAACCTATTATTTTTTATATAGACCGTAATACACCGGAAAAGTACATCGACTGTATCATGGAAGCGGTGCGCGACTGGCGTCCGGCTTTTGAGAAAGCCGGGTTTAAGAATGCCATCGATGCACGGTTGGCTCCCACTGCCGAAGAAGATCCTGATTTTAGTATTTATGACAGCACTTATCCGTTTATTTCATGGAAGATATCAGGGCAAAATAACGCTTATGGACCGACTCCATGCGAACCACGGTCCGGTGAGATTATAGCTTGCCACATCGGTATTTTTTGCAGTGTCTTGAATTTGGAACAGAAATGGTATTTCGCTCAATGTGGAGCGAATGATCCGCAGGCATGGAATATAGAGCTGCCGGACTCTTTGCAATTCGAACAGATAAAACAAGTGCTGACACATGAAGTGGGTCATACATTAGGGTTGGAACATAATTTTCTGGGTAGTTCTCATTACTCCATCGATCAATTACGTGATAATGACTTTTTAAGCCAATATAGTATCGGTAGCTCCATAATGGATTATGTGCGGTGTAATTATGCTTTGCGGCCTCAAGATAAAGTTGATTTGAAAAACAGGCGGATACGTGTCGGTGAATATGATAAGTGGGCTATCGAATGGGGATACCGGATATTCCCGGGCAAGGATGCTTCTGAAAGAGAAAAGAACAGGGCTCTTTGGAATCAGGAAAAACAGAAAGATCCCTTATTACATCTTTCAAGCAGAATGGATGTACGGGCTCAGGCAGAAGATTTGGGCAATGACCATGTTGCGGTGAATACCCAAGGAATAGAGAACCTGAAATATTTGTGTGAACATCCGGATGTCTGGAATGTGACGGATAAAACGTCCTTGCGTGTATTACAGGGGCGTTATGAAGCGGTATTGGAGCATTACAAACAGTGGGTGCAACATGTATTGTCACATTTAGGCGGAAAGCGTCTTGCCGAACCGGATGAGGAGCATATTTACATACCTGAAAAGGCTGATTACAATAAGAAGGTTATGAGCTTTATACAGGCTTACATATTACAACCGCCTGTGTGGATGTTTGATGAAAAACTTACCGCTAAATTAGAAATAGACGGTAGCCGGGAGTTCGACCGTTTTTATGAAGAGCTGATGTCGGAAATGATTCGTTCTCTCCGGGAAGTGGAAAGAACGGAGAATGTTTGTGAGGGTATGTTGTCTGTAGATGAGTTTTTGGAAAGCATACATAAAGAATTATTTTCCGAATGGGCTGACAATATTCCTGTAAGTGACGCCAAGTATAAAGTGCAGCTGCTTTATGTGAGTAAACTTGCTAAATTGTTGGATAGATCAGAAAAGATAACCTCGTCGAAATTATTGGTTTCCATTATGCAGGCTTTAAATAGAATAAAGGAGGAAAGTCTTGATTATAGCCATAAAATTACGGATCCGGTTGCCAAAAAACGGGTAATGTTTCTTGTAGATAGTATTTGGTTTTAA
- a CDS encoding DUF5117 domain-containing protein — protein MKRRRYVIGILLCVTALLQAQDSVKPFDEFFVAGMDKIDGVFPVYVAEKEIYLEIPEKYIGREIEVSGQIDRGFDLLNRPVNGLGVVRIISSDKATICFQKPFYTERILDEKSTYQQSFSLSNRQPVGKSYPVVAYSKEQGAIIRITEYLTTGDEWFSYNDSFIRSLVPELSEIMKIHPFKEGVSFTVRRYHGVEAERYMLSSSAVLLPEGSMPLEVTCAVRLLPLKEDQVRLADYRIPYRTLSFKDYSQNPYCMVEDSLILRWDMSQPLTFYVDTLFPKEYFQAVKEGVEAWNTAFHKAGIHDALQVRYADRKIIPAEQRAFISYDLRIPGIKSDFIYHPRTGEILSCRLNIGHGFLKGKLDDYLLSCGASDSRILADRYSKEVKKELLQNEITEETGYLLGLRRSLSKSSCGKTLKVGDDDCRIVYFGYHPFKGDKNCYDEREKLRQWIDHNLPDHIRLFQPSGKENSDSSFSEDYAVKISDLQTVVSRLDKIVYKGKKYDKGSSLTDIYRKAIRLYGSYLMEMAKVVGSSQPANAQRQAMLDLDNCLFHPVKEMECAYVKENLLETRNNLLYPELAKLFKQLLSVKTISALRLQALQSDGKGYGDIDFFRDLYKGLFNDFDPQSAVSYEQMDIQLICLEAWLEIIQKNAEHNSTVKRLKDELHSLYDRLEKLSTTHSQVEVRDMYMLFLRRMDPYFRAVP, from the coding sequence ATGAAGAGAAGAAGATATGTGATTGGTATATTGTTGTGTGTCACAGCTTTGCTTCAGGCACAGGATTCCGTCAAGCCGTTTGACGAGTTTTTTGTTGCCGGGATGGATAAGATCGACGGTGTGTTTCCTGTATATGTAGCGGAAAAAGAAATCTATTTGGAAATACCCGAAAAATATATCGGGCGGGAAATTGAAGTCAGTGGACAGATAGACCGAGGGTTTGATTTGTTGAATCGTCCGGTTAACGGACTGGGAGTAGTGCGTATTATCTCTTCGGATAAAGCTACAATATGCTTTCAAAAACCGTTTTATACAGAGCGTATTTTAGATGAAAAAAGCACATATCAGCAATCTTTCTCGTTGTCGAACAGGCAACCTGTCGGTAAAAGCTATCCGGTGGTGGCCTATTCAAAAGAACAGGGAGCCATTATTCGGATAACAGAGTATCTGACGACTGGCGATGAGTGGTTCAGTTATAATGATAGTTTTATTCGTTCCTTGGTTCCGGAACTGTCGGAAATAATGAAAATACATCCTTTTAAGGAAGGCGTGTCGTTTACGGTCAGACGCTATCATGGAGTTGAGGCGGAAAGATATATGCTGTCCAGTTCTGCCGTTCTATTGCCTGAGGGTAGTATGCCTTTGGAAGTCACTTGTGCAGTACGCTTGCTGCCTCTGAAAGAAGATCAGGTCCGCCTGGCAGATTACAGGATACCCTACCGGACATTGAGTTTCAAAGATTACTCGCAGAATCCTTATTGTATGGTAGAAGATTCATTGATTCTTCGTTGGGATATGTCACAACCGCTTACTTTCTATGTGGATACTCTTTTCCCGAAGGAATATTTCCAGGCAGTAAAGGAAGGAGTGGAAGCATGGAATACCGCCTTCCATAAAGCAGGTATTCATGATGCTTTACAAGTGAGGTATGCAGACCGAAAGATAATTCCGGCAGAACAACGTGCTTTTATATCTTATGATTTGAGAATACCGGGGATCAAAAGTGACTTTATCTATCATCCTCGTACCGGAGAGATACTTTCATGTCGTCTGAATATCGGACATGGATTCCTAAAAGGAAAATTAGACGACTATCTGTTAAGTTGCGGTGCCTCGGATTCGCGTATTCTGGCTGACCGTTATTCTAAAGAAGTGAAAAAAGAATTGTTGCAAAATGAAATAACGGAAGAGACTGGATATCTTTTAGGTTTGCGCAGAAGTTTATCGAAAAGTTCGTGTGGAAAGACTTTAAAAGTGGGAGATGATGATTGCCGGATTGTTTATTTTGGCTATCATCCTTTTAAAGGAGACAAAAATTGTTATGATGAACGGGAGAAGCTCCGCCAGTGGATAGATCATAATTTACCAGACCACATTCGTTTATTCCAACCATCAGGGAAGGAGAACTCTGATTCTTCATTTTCAGAAGATTATGCAGTCAAAATATCGGATTTGCAGACTGTAGTGAGTCGGTTGGATAAGATTGTGTATAAGGGGAAGAAATACGACAAAGGGAGTTCGCTCACTGATATATACAGAAAGGCTATTCGTCTGTATGGGAGTTATCTGATGGAAATGGCAAAGGTGGTGGGTAGTTCTCAACCGGCAAATGCGCAGCGTCAGGCAATGCTTGATTTGGACAACTGCTTGTTTCATCCTGTTAAGGAGATGGAATGTGCCTATGTAAAAGAGAATTTGTTGGAAACAAGAAACAATCTTCTGTATCCGGAGCTGGCGAAGTTATTCAAACAATTGTTGAGTGTAAAGACAATTTCTGCTCTTCGATTGCAGGCGTTGCAGAGTGACGGGAAGGGGTATGGCGATATTGATTTCTTCCGGGATCTTTATAAGGGGTTGTTTAACGATTTTGATCCGCAATCTGCCGTTAGTTATGAACAGATGGATATCCAGCTGATATGTTTGGAAGCGTGGCTGGAGATTATACAGAAAAATGCTGAACATAACAGTACGGTAAAGCGTTTGAAGGACGAATTGCATAGTCTGTACGATAGGTTGGAGAAGCTTAGCACAACGCACTCCCAAGTAGAAGTACGTGATATGTATATGCTGTTTTTGCGAAGAATGGACCCATATTTCCGTGCGGTTCCTTGA